Genomic segment of Umezawaea sp. Da 62-37:
CGACGCGGCAAAAACTATCCCGCGCCACCGCGTGTCGTGGTGACGACCAGGCCGAGCGCCAACGAACTCCCGGAACCATCGTCGGCACTGTTCGACGTGCTCGTGCTGACCCCGCTCGATATCAGACAGCGAAACGAATACCTGCAAAAATGGTGCGCCGTCCGCGGGATCAACGGAACCGACGGTCGAACACTACGAATAAACTTCAGGACGAAAAGCAGAGAACCCTACATCGGTGAGCTGGCAGGCAACCCGATGCAATTGACGATCCTGCTCGACTTGCTCCACAAGCACGGGGAGGCAACACCCACCCAGCGTACCGAACTGTACGACTCCTACGTGGAACTGCTGCTCGCACGAGAGGCCAACAAGCATCCGCAGTCGGTCAGAAAACATCAAAAGCAGCTACGCGAGATCGTGCCGTTCCTCGGCTGGTATCTCCAGGCACACAGCGAAGAAGCCGAAGTGAACGCCCGCATGTCCGTTGCCGACCTGAAGGCCGCCATCCGGCACTTCCAGCGCGCCTACGGCAAGTCCGAGACGATCGTGGACGAGCTGTTCGAGGCGACCAGCGACCGACTCTGGACTCTGACGAGCAAGAACGAAGGGACCTTCGAGTTCGAAGTGCTCTCGCTTCGCGAGTACTTCGCAGCCCGCTTCCTGTACCGGTATGCCGGAGAGGACAGCAGAGGCTTCGACAGGAACACGGTCTTTCGTGAATTGTTGCGTCGGCCCTACTGGCTCAACACGGCACGGTTCTACGGCGGCAACGCCGAGGGCGGAGACGTCTACGTCCTGGCCGACGGCATCCGTGACGAGGCCCTCGACAACAACACCGCCTCGTTCGTGGTGGCGGCATGGACACTGCTGACCGACGGTGCGTTCCTCAGCCGACCGCTCAAAGTCCGCGACGTACTGACCAGTCTGTGCGACGACCGCAACCACGGGATCCTTCTCGATGCCTTGTCCCGCAAGGAGATCGTCTCGCTGCCGGAACTTCCGCGGCTACCCTCCGCGGAAGGAGCGGACCCGACTTGGACCCGCCTGACCGGGCACCTCACCACGGACCCCGCCAATCATGAGAATCCCCGTCGGATCCGGGTACTTCGCGACCTGCTCAACCAGAAGGCCAAATTCAGTACATGGTGGGGCGAGCAGGTGCGCACCGCCACCGACAAGCCAAGTCAGGATGCCTGGCTGCGAATGGTAGCCGACTGCGAGGGCGCCGCCGGTGCCGCCCTCGATCTCTACGATCTCGATCTGTCCCGCCCACTGGTCGCCCAGCGCGTGCTCAACACCGGCCTCGTTCCGGCACCAGGCGGACGTTTCGAGGCCGACCTCCTGCAAGCCGTGCTCGACGGCCGATGCCCGAACGTCACGTCGGTACGCTCGCTACCCGCACAGATCGCGGTCACGTTCAGCACCGACAGTTTGCTCACCACCTCGGAGACCGGGTTCACCGGGGACAACGTCGACGCCCAGCGCCGCCGTAAAGTGGCAGTCACCCGCCTGCACAAGGTCAAGTCGCCGTTCGCCGGCATCGCCGTACTGCGTCGTTTCAGGCCAGGGGAGAAGGGCAGCACCTTTCCCTGGTCGAACACTGCCACGGCGCTGTTCGCCCAGGCCGGCCGCTGCTGGCTGGCCTCGCTTGCCGCCATCATCGGCGCCGCCTCACCACACCAGCTCGCCTTCACCCGCCACACCACACCAGCAGACGATCGTGCCAACCAACCGACGGCCTTCGGTCCCGGCGCTCATCCGACGACCTTGCTCGCCGAAACGCGGAACAACTACGCCAGCACCCAGTGGTGGCGCGACCAACTCCAGCTCCTAGACACCCTCCAGGACCCCGACACCAGATCACCACTCGACGACGCCTTGGGGCATGCCGAATGGGCCCTTGCCCTCTGGTGCGTCGCATCGAACACTGTCATTTCCGCACTGTTCACCCAATGGCAGTCGGTGTTCACCCGACTCCCCGAGCTCCGACGCCACGGGGTTGCAGACGCCGCCCGACGTATCGGAACTCATGGGTGGCTCACTCCTCTCACCACCACCGCGGAACCGGTGAATGAGGTTGTCGCAGCCCTGGTCAAAACACGCGAGCCGCGCCGTCGAAGCCACCGCCAAAGATCCCTATCGGCACCGGCCACGTCATCATCGTCACTTCTCGCCGTCGCTCGCACCAACAACTGGTTCAAGGTCGACACCATCGGCAACTATCGATGATCCGCGATTCCGAAGCAGGACGGGCTGCTACGCAGATCTACCGCACCCTGGACGCGCTGCTCGACCCGCCGGGCGACCGTGACGATGGAGATGCCCAGGACGCGGCGATCGCCAACGCGCAGCGGCGATGCGAGAACGTGACGTCAGCGCTGCGCGGTCTTGACGACCTGGTCGACGAAACCGGGGAAGGAGACCGATGAGTGCTCCATGGCGATCTGCAGTTCGACACGCTCACGGCTTGCGCCCGCAGCGACCTGCGAACTGGCCCATCTGCGCAGCAGTCGACTGCAAAGCCATCCGAGTAACCCAAGGTGACACACCAGGCCGGTGCCTGCGTCATCTCCCCAATCGCAAGGCCCGCGAAGACGCGCTCGGAACCATGACGCGCACGATCCGCGCGTCACCCATCGCCGACCAAGTCATCGTCGACCTGCGCGGTACCACGTTTGATCCGGGGTTGACCCAGGAGACCTTGCAGATCCTGAAGGGGCTCCGCAAAGGCAACCCGGCATTCAGCTGCGACTTCAGCAATTGTGTCTTCACAGGCCATGCCGACTTTACCGCCGCGGTGTTCGGAGACCACTCCCGTCCGCAGGACGACCACTTCGTCGACTTCACCGACGCCCGTTTCGACAGCGAAGTCGTGTTTACTCATGTGCAGTTCCTCGGCCGCACATACTTCGAGCGCACAAGTTTCACCAGCGTCACCTTTGAACAAACCACCTTCGGCGACGACACCTGGTTCCTTCGGACGAGGTTCGGCACGGCGGTGTTCAGCGACGCGACCTTCGCCGGGCAGGCCTACTTCTACGACGTGGCCGCCGAGTCGGGGCTGGCCTTCACCGGTGCCACGTTCTCCGGCCGAACGTTCCTGGAGTCGGTCACGACCCCGAACCTCGACCTGACGCAAGCGGTGTTCAGCCAGCGGGCCACCCTGTATCTCTCCGGCGGTTGCGTCGCCGATTACGCGCGATTCGACGACGGCGTCGCCGTCCGACTCCAGCAGTGCACGACCTCCGTGTCGATGCTGAGCCTGGCTGGCGTCCGACTCGGTGCACCCTCCACCCTCACCGGCGCCACCCCACCGACGACACCTGGCTCCGCGGCATCCCGGTTGCCGCAGCTGATGTCCCTCGCTGGCGCAGACGTGGCCGAGTTGACGATTACCGACATCGACCTCGGCGTGTGCCTGTTCGCGGGTGCGATCAACCTGGACAAGCTCCACATGGGCGGGACCACCCCGTTTGCCCGGCCCCTTCGCCGCAGTCTGTTACCCGGTCAGGGACCCGCGCGCACGCGTTGGCAAGCCGTCTGGAGGACGGTATGGCGGTGGTGTTCCCGCGGCAACCGGCCGGTCGGCCGCGAGATGCTCATGGAGGAATTGGTCGCCCGTGTCGGGTACGTCCACGCGCTGGGCCAGGATCGCGACACTCGCAGCGAGACGAGCGGGCGCGTCACCGACGACCAAGTGAAAGGGCTGTACCGTGCACTGCGCAAGGCACGCGAGGACGTCAAGGACGAACCCGGCGCGGCAGACTTCTACCTCGGCGAAATGGAAGCGCGCCGCCGCGGCAGCCGCAAGACCGAACGGCTGATCCTAACCATGTACCGCGCCCTGTCCGGCTACGGGCAACGGGCAGGACGGGCGTTGATGTGGCTGGTCGGACTGCTCGCTGTGCTCACCGTGCTGCTGATCGGGCTGGGTCTGCCTGACACCACCGGCGCGACCCAACGCATTACCGGCACCCTTGAGCCCGCCTACCCCGGTGGCGTGCCACGCGACATCGCCATCGAGGTCCGCTCCCCACCGGTGACCCTGCCCCCGGCAGGCCAACGCTGGACCACGGACCGCCTCGAACGAGCCACGCGCATTGCCGTCGGATCGATCGTCCTGCGCGACACCGACCTGCAACTCACCTCCACCGGCCGCTGGACGGTGAACACCGGCCGTGCCCTCGGGCCCCTGCTCCTGGCCCTCGCGGCGCTCGCCGTGCGGGCACGGGTCAAACGCTGAGCGGCACACTGCGGGAGCAGCGCGCTGACGGCTCGGTGACCGAGTTGATCGCGGGAACAACCATGGGACCTTGCTTCGGCCGAGACCGTCGTCCGGTCGGCCGAGCCCCACGATGCGACGGGGCGGTGTGGGGGTCTGGCTGCTCGGCGGTCGAGGTCACTTGTTGCCATAGTCGACGGCATCGACCGCGCGGAGGTAAGTGTCGGGGTAGGTGGCGGGACCCCTACTGGGGGAGTGGGTCGCTGACGTCTTGGTCGACCGGTACTTCGTCAACTGGGCGCAGCTACGCGACTGCTAGACCCTGCACCCAGCGCGGTGGAGGAGTTGAGCTGGCTGCGCACGGCGTGGCTGCACGCGTTCGCGACCACTTCGGGCGCGGCCCCCGGCACCGAGTGGCATACTCGCTGGCGGCAGGCTGCCCTCGATGGAGCGACCGCCGCGGTGAAACGGGAAGCCGACACGCGCGAAAAACCTGCTGCGGAGTGGGTGTACACCTGGGGGGAGCCGCTGCCCAGATGTTCACGGGATCTCCTGTGCTGGGGCCGTTTCTCGGCGCGGGCCTCGCATCATGGGTGCGGTGGAGTAAGTCGGCGACCGCCGGTTCGGTCGCCAGGGCGTGAACCGGTCGGCCAGATCCCGAAGGTAGCCGTCCGCGCGGGCCGAGGTGATCCCGGCCAGGCCGCGCAGCGCGCTGCGGCCGTGGGCCAGCGGACGGCGAGGCGGTGATGCTGCGCAGCACGTTCGCCGCCGACAACGTCGCGCACCCGGACAAGCCGCTGATCAATCCCCGCAACGCCGCCGCGGGGACGTTGCGGGCGAAGGACCCGGCCACGGTCGCCGAACGCCGCCTCCAGTTCTCCGCCTTCGACCTGTGCACCGAATCCGACACCGCCGAGGCCGACCTGCACAGCGCGTTGACTACGCTCGGGTTCGCCGTGGCCGACATGCGGCACTGCGACACCGCAGACACGGCGCAGGAGGTCATCAGCGCGATCGGACTGCGGCCCAACGACTTGGACTACGATCTGGACGGCGCGGTGCTGCGGCCGGGACGCGGTCGAATTCCCCGCGGGGGCGCTGGCGTTCAAGTTCGCGGCCGAGGAAATGACCACCGTGCTCACGGACATGGTCTGGGACGTGGGCAAAACCGGGAAGGTCGCGCCGGTGGCGTGGTTGGAGCCGGTGTTCGTCGGAGGCACGACGGTGACCCGCGCGACTCTGGCCAACCAGGAGGTCATCCGAGCGTGCGGCGTCCGGATCGGCGACACGGTGCTGGTGCGCCGCGCGGGCGACGTGATCCCGTTCGTGGCCGGGGTGCTGGACGCGGCGAAGCGCACGGGGTGGAGCGGGAGATCGTGCCGCCCAGCGAGTGCCCGTCGTGCTCGCAGCCGTTGACCGAGCAGGGCAACAGCCGGGAGCTGTTCTGCACCAACGTCGCCTGCCCGGCGCAGACGGTGCGCAGGTTGATCCACTGGGCCCCGCGGGCGGCGGCCGACATCGACGCGATCGGCGGGGCGTAGATCGAGCGGCTCACCTACATCCAGGACCACGGCGGCGAGTTCGTGTTGCAGGTCACGGAAACCGGCGGGTCTTGTTCGATGCCCTCGACCCGCTACATGGCCGGCCGTTCACCATCTTCGGCGTCACATCATGATCTTGATATAGCCGTACAGCCGTGCGAGACCCAGTCTGTGCAGAAAAAACATTTATTCCAATATATATCAGGATTCTCCTGAACCTCTACAAATTCATTATTCTCAAGCATGCTCAACATCGAGAGCAGGTTTCCGTGTGATGTGATAGATGTTGAGCTGAGGCGGTCATCAAGAGCGTCCGCTTACGATCATCGAGAACGTGTCAATAGCCCCCGGCGGTGGGTCGGAAACGGTGCGAAGGTTTAGCAGGGGAGAGCAGAGGAGGGGCTGTGCCTGACGCGATCGGACTGAGCCGAGCGGGCATCAACGCGGCGTCCGACATGGCACGAATCGGAGTATCGGCAGGTGCTGCACTGATGGGTGCGCGCTAATGGACGTTCACCCCCACGATCGCACGATCGCCGAGTTGGTGATCAGCGCTGTCATTCCAACCTCTGAGGCTGACCCGGCGCTGGATCTCGTGGGACTGCCCCTGCCGGATCTTGCCGCGTTGCCCCGAGATGGATCCATGGTCTACGGCATCGCCACAATGGACGAAGGAGGACGCGTGAGTGAGCGCTTGATCACGCGGCTGTTGGGGTGGAAGTCGGGTCAGAGCCTGGACTTCTCGCTGGTGTCGGACGTCATCGTGGTCCGATGCCATCCGACGGGCGGATTTCGCGTCCCTCGCACCATGCTGTGCAGCATACCCGCTGCCGTGAGGCGTTGGTGCGGACTGTCTCCCGGCGACCGGGTGTTACTGGCAGCCGCTCCAGCACAGGGTGTGTTGCTCATCCACAACATGGCCGCAGTGGACCGGATGGTCCTCCGGTACAACGCCGAACTCGCCGAGATCGCGGAATCATGAACCCCGCCGCCGACGGTCCCGTGGACGTCGACACCGCACGGATGTTGTTGGCACGACTCGGTGTTTCGATCGCCGATCTGCTGGAGCAGCCCGAACCGAAGCCGCTAGCGCCCACGTTCGGCGAGTACATCCCGATCGTGAGCAACGCGGTGCCGTCCGGATCACGCAGGGCCTATGCCCCGTACTGGAACAGGGTGTCGGCGCACTGGGGTGACCGGCGGATCGACGACGTCACGCCTTCCGACATCGCCGCCTTGGCCGAGCGGGTCAAACGCGCAGCGGTGCAGCGGCGCAACGCCCGCGGCGGAAACTCCGCCGCCGAACACCTCATCACCGCCCTGCGCTGCCTCTACCAGCACGCCATCGCCGACGGACTTGTTGACGACGCGACCAATCCCGCGGCCAAGGTGGCCAAACCACGACGGCAGGCCTCTACCCGGCGTGGCCTTCCCGATGTCCGAGTAGTGGAGCTGCTGAAAGTGGCGTCCACCACGGGCAATGACCCGCCTCTCGACGCGCTGCTGCTGCGCCTGCACATCGAGACCGCGTGCAGACGTGGAGGTGCGCTGGGCTTGCGCTTGGTCGATGTGGACGAACAGCAGTGTCTGGTGTTGCTGCGGGAGAAGGGGGAGACGCAACGGTGGCAACCGGTGTCACCGACACTGGTTGCCCATCTCGTAGCCCACGCCGTCCGTCGCGGAGGCGATCACGGAGGCCCACTTCTCCGCTATATCAACGGGAATCCGATCACGAAGCGTCGCTACGACTACCTGTGGGGACGGCTGGGGAAGTCTCTGCCGTGGGTGCGGACGCAGCAGGTGAGCATGCATTGGCTACGGCACACCACGCTGACGTGGGTGGAACGCAACTTCGGATACGCCGTGGCGCGGGCGTTCGCGGGACACTCCAGCGCGCGGGATACGGGCACCACCAGCACGTACGTCCGGGCGTCCATCGAGGAGGTTTCTACTGCGCTGTCCGCGCTGACCAATGAAGCGCACCCCTTGGCGGAGTCATCTCGCCGAGGGCCTTCATGAGGATCTGTGAAAGCTGATAGCTTCGTCGTGTGAAATTTCCCTGGAAAGGGAAATTTCCCAGGCGTGGGGGTCCCCCCTCGGTCACCAAAACGGCTGGAATCTCAGCCGTTGTAGTCCACGGAACGTAATCGAAAGGTTGCGGTACGTGGGCTTTTTGGTGTTCCGGGGCGAGGGCTCTAGCGAGAGGAATCTTTATGCTCCGGGTACTGGTGTTGACGTCTGTGCAGGCTCTACCGCTACGGCTGGGATCTCAGCCGACACCAATGGCGGTGACGCAATGAAGCAACAGGCGGTTCCTCTGTTCATTCCACCCGCTGTTCGTCCCCGGTCGGCGCCTGAGGCGCAGCGGTTCCCCGTGCTGCCGATACGTCGTGGTGACAACGGCTTGGACGTGGCGGTCAGCCGGATCGATCATTCCGGTCGCGTCGGTGACCGTCACCTGATCGGCGATCTCGGTTGGCAGGCCGGTGACTGCTACAACCTGACGGTGTCACCGGACGGTGCGACGGTATCGATGGACCCATCGGGCGACTACCGCATGGACCTGCGCCGACACGTGTTCCTCCCCGTGGCGACCCGTCAACTTCTGGGTATCGATGTCGGTGATCGGCTTGTCCTGGTGGCGTGTCGGGAGCAGAACAGGCTGACAATTCATCCAGTCGCCCTGGTGACGGAACTTCTCCGGCGGCACTACGCGACCGCATCGGCGGTGAACCATGGCCGATGACCCAGCCAAGATCGAACTTCTGCGTGAGCTGATCAGGCAACTGGGTATCGATCCGTCGAGCCTTCTGCCGGCACAGAGCGCTCCGACCGTCTCGACCTACCTGCCGAAGGTGTTGGCGGCGGCGTCACCTTCTCAACTGCGACGATACGGAGTCCACTGGACCCGTGCCGTCGAAGCTTTCGGCGGGCGTCGGGTCGACCAGGTAACGCCAAGCGATGTCCTTGCTCTACGACGGTTGGCGACTCGCCGGGCTCAGGTGCGGTCCAATACCCGCAAAGGCAGATATGCGGGTGAGTGTGCGGTTCGCGCGATGCGGATGTTCTTCCGACTCGCGACAGCGGATGGCTTGTTGAGGCCAGGTGTCGACCCGGCCGCGAAGATCGAGTTCGAGCGCAGGCTGCCTACTGTGCGTCGGGCGTTGACACCCAAGGAGATGATGGCGATCAACCATGTCGTCGTCACTACCGGTCGGGACGTCGCTCTGGACTCGCTTCTGCTGCGGTTGCACACCGAGACAGCGTGCCGCAGGGCTGGGGCGCTGGGTTTGCGGTTGGCCGATCTGGACTCCGAGTCCTGCGCGGTCCGGTTGCGGGAGAAGTTCGGCACTGAACGCTGGCAACCGATCAGTCCGACGCTGGTCGCCCTGCTGCGGGATCACGCCGAATCGCGAGGAGTACGACATCGTGATGACGCACTCCTGCGGCACTCGAACGGCACCGCCCTGACCGGACGCCGCTACGACCTGCTGTGGAAACGGGTGCAGACGAACCTGGCTTGGGCCGGGAAGCTTGGCGTGACAGCACATTGGCTGCGCCACACCACTCTGACCTGGGTCGAACGGCATTTTGGTTACGCCGTCGCCCGAGCTTATGCCGGACATACCGACACCAAGGGCGGCTCGACGCTGACCTACATCAAGGGCATGCCGCAAGAGGTCGCGCGGGCTTTGTCGGCGTATACCTGTGAACGGCACCCCATGGCGGAGTTGGGGCACCTGTGATCGGATCGATGACTCCTCGATGTTGGTGTCGATCTTCGCAGTGATTGCGCAGAAGCTGCTGGTCGGCGAGTGTGTGTTCGCCGACCAGCAGCTTCCATTGTGGACGACCGCTGTGATGTACGCGATCGAGTGATCACGACTTGGATCAACGACAGAGTTTTGTTTTCGTGCAAGGATATTGCCTGCCGCACCACAACGGCGACAACATCACCAGAAGTGCTGGCGTCATCCCGAACGACAGGCGTCAGCTGAAGGCCACTTCGGCGGGAAAACGAGCCGGACTTTATTGTCCACGAACCTGGTACTGGTGCAGGGTGTCGGCGAGCCGGTCCTGGTGGTGTGGAGCGCTTAGGAGTTCCGTGCCGGGTGTGGAAGTCCGGTGTCCCGGTCAGTTGGTGAGCAACGTGCGCAGCCGCCATGCGCCGAGTGTGAACAGCACGGCCGCGAACCCCGTCAACACGCCTAGTTCCGGCAGCACGTCAGGTAGCGTGCCGCCGTCGCGGGCCAGTTCCGCGAAGCCCTGGTTCGCCCAGGCGTGAGGGGTCAGCAGTGCGATGTCGCGCATGGTTCCACCGAACAGCTCCAGCGGGACCATGCAGCCGCCCAGCGCTGCCGAGCCGAGTGCGACCAGGGTGCCGACGCCCCCGGCCTGCTGTTCGGTTCGGAAGACCGATCCCAGCAGCATTCCCGCGCCGCCCGCGACGAGGGAGAACAGCAGCAGCAGGGCGGTTGCGGCGAGTGGGTTGCCCCAGCGCACGCCGAACAGCAGCGAGGTGCCCGCGATGATGATGACGCCCTGCACGAGCGAGACGACTACCCGGCCCAGTCCTTCGCCGAGCACGATCGTCGCCGTGGACGTCGGAGTCGCCACCATGCGTCGGGAGATCCCGAGC
This window contains:
- a CDS encoding site-specific integrase, which codes for MNPAADGPVDVDTARMLLARLGVSIADLLEQPEPKPLAPTFGEYIPIVSNAVPSGSRRAYAPYWNRVSAHWGDRRIDDVTPSDIAALAERVKRAAVQRRNARGGNSAAEHLITALRCLYQHAIADGLVDDATNPAAKVAKPRRQASTRRGLPDVRVVELLKVASTTGNDPPLDALLLRLHIETACRRGGALGLRLVDVDEQQCLVLLREKGETQRWQPVSPTLVAHLVAHAVRRGGDHGGPLLRYINGNPITKRRYDYLWGRLGKSLPWVRTQQVSMHWLRHTTLTWVERNFGYAVARAFAGHSSARDTGTTSTYVRASIEEVSTALSALTNEAHPLAESSRRGPS
- a CDS encoding site-specific integrase, which translates into the protein MADDPAKIELLRELIRQLGIDPSSLLPAQSAPTVSTYLPKVLAAASPSQLRRYGVHWTRAVEAFGGRRVDQVTPSDVLALRRLATRRAQVRSNTRKGRYAGECAVRAMRMFFRLATADGLLRPGVDPAAKIEFERRLPTVRRALTPKEMMAINHVVVTTGRDVALDSLLLRLHTETACRRAGALGLRLADLDSESCAVRLREKFGTERWQPISPTLVALLRDHAESRGVRHRDDALLRHSNGTALTGRRYDLLWKRVQTNLAWAGKLGVTAHWLRHTTLTWVERHFGYAVARAYAGHTDTKGGSTLTYIKGMPQEVARALSAYTCERHPMAELGHL
- a CDS encoding pentapeptide repeat-containing protein — encoded protein: MTRTIRASPIADQVIVDLRGTTFDPGLTQETLQILKGLRKGNPAFSCDFSNCVFTGHADFTAAVFGDHSRPQDDHFVDFTDARFDSEVVFTHVQFLGRTYFERTSFTSVTFEQTTFGDDTWFLRTRFGTAVFSDATFAGQAYFYDVAAESGLAFTGATFSGRTFLESVTTPNLDLTQAVFSQRATLYLSGGCVADYARFDDGVAVRLQQCTTSVSMLSLAGVRLGAPSTLTGATPPTTPGSAASRLPQLMSLAGADVAELTITDIDLGVCLFAGAINLDKLHMGGTTPFARPLRRSLLPGQGPARTRWQAVWRTVWRWCSRGNRPVGREMLMEELVARVGYVHALGQDRDTRSETSGRVTDDQVKGLYRALRKAREDVKDEPGAADFYLGEMEARRRGSRKTERLILTMYRALSGYGQRAGRALMWLVGLLAVLTVLLIGLGLPDTTGATQRITGTLEPAYPGGVPRDIAIEVRSPPVTLPPAGQRWTTDRLERATRIAVGSIVLRDTDLQLTSTGRWTVNTGRALGPLLLALAALAVRARVKR